Genomic window (Capsicum annuum cultivar UCD-10X-F1 chromosome 10, UCD10Xv1.1, whole genome shotgun sequence):
TAATTAAGATTTCAATCTGCAGATACATTAGCTCGGTCATTCCAattggtgctatgtttgctaTGACTCTTTGGCTTGGAAACACCGCTTAtctttatatttctgtttcatttgCTCAGATGTTGAAAGCAATCAGTAAGTATTTCTGCTATCGAGTTGTCTTATATTCTGTAGTTCATAGATGTTAGAGGTATGTAAAACTTCATTCTACTTTTATGCTGATAGATGAAGTGTCAGTTGATGTTTCACGCCTGATGTTTAAGACTTTAGATGTTGGGCTCGGGGATGGCGTCTGTAGTACTCTATACTCTTTGGTTTCTTGTGTCGGGATATGATTTCACATTTTTAGGCTTCATCTGCAGTGCCCGTAGCTGTTTTCATCCTTGGAGTTGTAGCTGGACTTGAAATGATGAGCTGCAAGATGCTTCTCATAATGTCTGTAATCAGTTTTGGCGTATTAGTAGCTTCTTATGGAGAAATAAGCATTAACTGGGTTGGTGTCATCTACCAAATGGGAGGCGTTGTTGGAGAAGCGTTGAGGCTTATATTTATGGAGATTCTGGTAAAACGGAAGGGCCTCAAGCTAAACCCCATATCTGTCATGTACTACGTTAGTCCATGCAGGCAAGTACATTTATTGTCTTAAAGGGGGATGCTTCctgaattttgatattatgttATGCCTTAACATTATAAGAAAAACAATTTAACGGAACTCTCTTGTTACACAATGCAGCGCTCTTTGCCTTTTAGTTCCATGGATCTTTTTGGAGAAACCAAAGATGGACGAACAACTAACATGGAGCTTTCACCCTATTGCTCTAAGTCTAAATTGTATATGTACCTTTGCCTTGAATCTCTCAGTTTTCTTGGTGATCTCACATACAAGTGCCCTAACCATTCGTGTCGCTGGAGTTGTCAAAGATTGGGTGGTTGTACTGCTATCTGCACTACTTTTTGCTGATACGAAGCTGACACTAATTAATCTTTGTGGTTATGCTATCGGTAATTTTCTGACAACCTTATCTGATGCGCAAAGAAACATGTTACTTTAGCTAGCTTTGCAGAATATTCATCATTTACTTGCCTTGGCTCATTTTCTATGCCCGGTTAACTGGATAATCCCTTTGCCTTGTCTATATGGATTTGCGTAATTGAAACAACGCTGCTTCTAGGCCTTGAGCAACATCTTTCTATATTTATTACATCTGCTTTAATCGTAACTTCTACATTAGAGCTAACCTGAGACTGATACAACTGATGGTTGTAGACCTCCGTAATGACCTTATTGTTCTTGATGAACACGTTGAGAGGACTAATTATCAAGTTATAAACACTGCCGAGAGCTTCATGTCGATTGAGTACTTATTTTATGTTTTCGTTTCCTCAAGTACGATTGTTAGACTTGGAGCAAGCCTAATCTTGTCTGTATTGTGTATAttgggaaaaatataaagatTGATGGTACTATTTCGTGAGcgcataataatatggaaaagatGTTTTCTGCAGCTATCGCAGGTGTAGCTGCATATAACAGCCACAAGCTAAAAAAGGAAGCTTCTCGAGTAAGCTCAAACGAGTCTCAAGCTGCTGAATCTATACCTTTAGTATCACCTTCAGCGTCCAATGCGTAGATCTTGTATGTAAAGTAGCAGAAAAGTCGACAAATTCCAGTATGCTTATTGTTCCTCCCGGTAAGGAGGGGTTGTTTCATTCTTAAAATTTGATGCATTATTGAGTA
Coding sequences:
- the LOC107845459 gene encoding probable sugar phosphate/phosphate translocator At3g14410 isoform X2, coding for MYQWVLSSKEINFPYPLALTLLHMVFSSVLCFVLTKVFKIMKVEEGMTLDIYISSVIPIGAMFAMTLWLGNTAYLYISVSFAQMLKAIMPVAVFILGVVAGLEMMSCKMLLIMSVISFGVLVASYGEISINWVGVIYQMGGVVGEALRLIFMEILVKRKGLKLNPISVMYYVSPCSALCLLVPWIFLEKPKMDEQLTWSFHPIALSLNCICTFALNLSVFLVISHTSALTIRVAGVVKDWVVVLLSALLFADTKLTLINLCGYAIAIAGVAAYNSHKLKKEASRVSSNESQAAESIPLVSPSASNA
- the LOC107845459 gene encoding probable sugar phosphate/phosphate translocator At3g14410 isoform X1, yielding MADRERKLMKEGVLTYAYILLYIALSSGQIFFNKWVLSSKEINFPYPLALTLLHMVFSSVLCFVLTKVFKIMKVEEGMTLDIYISSVIPIGAMFAMTLWLGNTAYLYISVSFAQMLKAIMPVAVFILGVVAGLEMMSCKMLLIMSVISFGVLVASYGEISINWVGVIYQMGGVVGEALRLIFMEILVKRKGLKLNPISVMYYVSPCSALCLLVPWIFLEKPKMDEQLTWSFHPIALSLNCICTFALNLSVFLVISHTSALTIRVAGVVKDWVVVLLSALLFADTKLTLINLCGYAIAIAGVAAYNSHKLKKEASRVSSNESQAAESIPLVSPSASNA